The following are encoded in a window of Nitrospirota bacterium genomic DNA:
- a CDS encoding ABC transporter ATP-binding protein codes for MKTGGAQQKASKSEQHLIEFRGVTKVYGKGYASMQALRGIDLHIDEGEFVAIMGPSGSGKSTCMNILGCLDTPTAGTYMFRDVDVGQLSRNQRALLRRYYQGFVFQGYNLLNRTSALENVELPLIYRGAPAHQRREQALKALDIVGLKGWESHTPGELSGGQQQRVAIARAIVTEPAVLLADEPTGNLDTARSREIMELLNSLNINQGITIIMITHELDMAAYAKHIIHFLDGLVSSDEQKGRPQ; via the coding sequence ATGAAAACCGGTGGTGCGCAACAAAAAGCTAGTAAATCGGAACAACACCTCATCGAATTCAGAGGAGTAACCAAAGTCTATGGTAAAGGGTATGCATCAATGCAGGCCCTTCGAGGTATCGATCTTCACATCGATGAGGGGGAGTTTGTTGCTATAATGGGGCCGAGCGGATCGGGGAAATCTACCTGTATGAACATCCTCGGGTGCCTCGACACGCCAACCGCCGGGACTTATATGTTCAGGGATGTCGATGTCGGACAACTGTCCCGCAATCAGCGGGCCCTGCTGCGACGTTATTACCAGGGGTTCGTATTTCAGGGGTACAACCTCTTGAACCGTACCTCTGCGCTTGAGAACGTAGAACTCCCTCTAATCTATCGGGGTGCCCCCGCACACCAGCGGAGAGAGCAAGCACTTAAAGCTCTGGATATTGTGGGACTCAAGGGATGGGAGTCTCATACTCCAGGTGAGCTTTCAGGTGGACAGCAACAGAGGGTCGCTATCGCTCGCGCTATTGTCACAGAACCGGCCGTGCTCCTTGCAGACGAGCCCACAGGCAACCTGGATACTGCCCGAAGCCGGGAGATCATGGAATTGCTGAATTCGTTGAACATCAACCAGGGGATTACCATTATCATGATTACCCACGAGTTGGATATGGCAGCCTACGCAAAGCACATCATCCATTTCCTGGACGGTCTGGTCTCGTCGGACGAGCAAAAAGGGAGGCCCCAATAA